In bacterium, a single genomic region encodes these proteins:
- a CDS encoding efflux transporter outer membrane subunit, with amino-acid sequence MTDTSEGYVLRTASGLTAFLAAVLLTGCAAVGPKYVRPTDTVSAQWHSGPDSSLAFGEADPQALAQWWNALGDPELSGLVERAVKGNRDLRQAEARVREARARRGASQASLLPTLDASGSASRSQSSKKTGGGATRNMFQAGFDAGWELDLFGGTRRSVEASTADLQASQEDLHDVLVSLVAEVALNYTELRTYQTRLSVAEQNLAAQSETYQLARWRAQAGLSDELAVEQARYNLESTRSQIPTLQTGLEGALNRLAVLLGEQPGALHSELEQRGTIPVTPLSVAVGIPADMLRRRPDIRHAERQLAAQTARVGVAKADLYPKLSLSGSIGLEALSLDNLFTSGSRAASGSSLISWPIFRGGSIRKNIQVQSALQEQYLAAYESSVLGAVEEVENALTAYAKEQKRRQSLSAAAAAAGKAADLARQEYEAGLTDFSSILEAQRSLLSFQDQLAQSDGAVTSDLISLYKALGGGWTSLAPETSGLSNTEKN; translated from the coding sequence ATGACAGACACAAGCGAAGGATATGTCCTCAGGACGGCATCCGGACTGACAGCCTTTCTGGCGGCCGTTCTGCTGACCGGTTGCGCCGCTGTGGGGCCGAAGTATGTCCGCCCCACCGACACGGTCTCCGCGCAGTGGCACAGCGGTCCGGACAGCAGCCTGGCTTTCGGAGAAGCCGACCCGCAGGCCCTGGCGCAGTGGTGGAACGCGCTGGGCGACCCGGAGCTTAGCGGACTGGTCGAGCGCGCGGTCAAGGGCAACCGCGACCTGCGTCAGGCCGAGGCCCGCGTGCGGGAGGCCCGCGCCCGCCGGGGCGCCTCCCAGGCCAGCCTGCTCCCCACGCTGGATGCCAGCGGTTCGGCCTCGCGCAGCCAGAGCAGCAAGAAAACCGGCGGCGGGGCCACGCGCAACATGTTCCAGGCCGGTTTCGACGCGGGCTGGGAGCTGGACCTTTTCGGCGGGACACGGCGCTCGGTCGAGGCCTCTACGGCCGACCTCCAGGCCAGCCAGGAGGACCTTCACGATGTCCTGGTCTCCCTCGTCGCCGAGGTGGCGCTCAATTACACCGAGCTGCGCACCTATCAGACCCGTTTGAGCGTGGCCGAGCAGAACCTGGCCGCGCAGAGCGAGACTTACCAGCTCGCCCGGTGGCGCGCCCAGGCCGGTCTGAGCGATGAGCTGGCCGTGGAGCAGGCCCGCTACAACCTGGAGAGCACCCGCTCGCAGATACCCACGCTGCAGACCGGCCTGGAGGGGGCGCTGAACCGCCTGGCGGTCCTTCTGGGCGAGCAGCCCGGCGCCCTGCACTCTGAGCTGGAGCAACGCGGGACTATCCCGGTCACACCGCTCAGCGTGGCGGTCGGGATACCGGCCGACATGCTGCGCCGCCGTCCGGACATCCGCCACGCCGAACGTCAGCTCGCCGCCCAGACCGCGCGGGTGGGCGTGGCCAAGGCGGACCTCTACCCCAAGCTCTCCCTGAGCGGCTCCATCGGGCTGGAGGCCCTCAGCCTGGACAACCTTTTCACCTCCGGCAGCCGGGCCGCGAGCGGCAGTTCCCTGATAAGCTGGCCCATATTCCGCGGCGGCTCGATCCGTAAGAACATCCAGGTGCAGTCGGCGCTCCAGGAGCAGTACCTGGCCGCCTACGAATCCTCGGTGCTGGGTGCGGTGGAGGAGGTGGAGAACGCCCTGACCGCCTACGCCAAGGAGCAGAAACGCCGTCAGTCGCTGAGCGCGGCGGCTGCGGCGGCTGGCAAAGCCGCCGACCTGGCCCGTCAGGAATACGAGGCCGGACTGACCGATTTCAGCAGCATCCTGGAGGCCCAGCGCTCGCTCCTGTCGTTCCAGGACCAGCTGGCGCAGAGCGATGGGGCGGTGACCTCGGACCTGATCAGCCTGTACAAGGCCCTGGGCGGCGGCTGGACTTCCCTGGCCCCCGAGACAAGTGGACTCTCTAACACGGAAAAGAACTGA